A window from Lepus europaeus isolate LE1 chromosome 20, mLepTim1.pri, whole genome shotgun sequence encodes these proteins:
- the CNN1 gene encoding calponin-1 isoform X1, translating to MSSAHFNRGPAYGLSAEVKNKLAQKYDHQREQELREWIEGVTGRRIGNNFMDGLKDGIILCEFINKLQPGSVKKVNESTQNWHQLENIGNFIKAITKYGVKPHDIFEANDLFENTNHTQVQSTLLALASMAKTKGNKVNVGVKYAEKQERKFEPEKLREGRNIIGLQMGTNKFASQQGMTAYGTRRHLYDPKLGTDQPLDQATISLQMGTNKGASQAGMTAPGTKRQIFEPALGMEHCDTLNVSLQMGSNKGASQRGMTVYGLPRQVYDPKYCLTPDYPELEPAHNHHPHNYYNSA from the exons ATGTCCTCTGCTCACTTCAACCGAGGGCCCGCCTACGGGCTGTCGGCCGAGGTCAAGAACAAG ctggcccAGAAATATGACCACCAGCGGGAGCAGGAGCTTCGGGAGTGGATCGAGGGCGTGACGGGCCGCCGCATCGGGAACAACTTCATGGACGGCCTCAAGGACGGCATCATCCTTTGCGA GTTCATCAACAAACTGCAGCCGGGCTCCGTGAAGAAGGTGAACGAGTCGACCCAAAACTGGCACCAG CTTGAAAACATCGGCAACTTCATCAAGGCCATTACCAAGTACGGGGTGAAGCCCCACGACATCTTCGAGGCCAACGACCTGTTTGAGAACACCAACCACACCCAGGTGCAGTCCACTCTGCTGGCCCTGGCCAGCATG GCCAAGACGAAAGGAAACAAGGTGAACGTAGGGGTCAAGTACGCAGAGAAGCAGGAGCGGAAGTTCGAGCCAGAGAAGCTTCGGGAAGGGCGGAACATCATTGGGCTGCAG ATGGGCACCAACAAGTTCGCCAGCCAGCAGGGCATGACGGCCTACGGCACCCGGCGCCACCTCTACGACCCCAAGCTGGGCACGGACCAGCCCCTGGACCAGGCCACCATCAGCCTGCAGATGGGCACCAACAAGGGAGCCAGCCAG GCCGGCATGACGGCCCCCGGCACCAAGCGGCAGATCTTCGAGCCGGCGCTGGGCATGGAGCACTGTGACACGCTCAACGTGAGCCTGCAAATGGGGAGCAACAAGGGCGCGTCGCAGCGCGGCATGACGGTGTACGGGCTGCCCCGCCAGGTCTACGACCCCAAGTACTGCCTGACGCCCGACTACCCCGAGCTCGAGCCCGCCCACAACCACCACCCCCACAACTACTACAACTCTGCCTAG
- the CNN1 gene encoding calponin-1 isoform X2, producing MDGLKDGIILCEFINKLQPGSVKKVNESTQNWHQLENIGNFIKAITKYGVKPHDIFEANDLFENTNHTQVQSTLLALASMAKTKGNKVNVGVKYAEKQERKFEPEKLREGRNIIGLQMGTNKFASQQGMTAYGTRRHLYDPKLGTDQPLDQATISLQMGTNKGASQAGMTAPGTKRQIFEPALGMEHCDTLNVSLQMGSNKGASQRGMTVYGLPRQVYDPKYCLTPDYPELEPAHNHHPHNYYNSA from the exons ATGGACGGCCTCAAGGACGGCATCATCCTTTGCGA GTTCATCAACAAACTGCAGCCGGGCTCCGTGAAGAAGGTGAACGAGTCGACCCAAAACTGGCACCAG CTTGAAAACATCGGCAACTTCATCAAGGCCATTACCAAGTACGGGGTGAAGCCCCACGACATCTTCGAGGCCAACGACCTGTTTGAGAACACCAACCACACCCAGGTGCAGTCCACTCTGCTGGCCCTGGCCAGCATG GCCAAGACGAAAGGAAACAAGGTGAACGTAGGGGTCAAGTACGCAGAGAAGCAGGAGCGGAAGTTCGAGCCAGAGAAGCTTCGGGAAGGGCGGAACATCATTGGGCTGCAG ATGGGCACCAACAAGTTCGCCAGCCAGCAGGGCATGACGGCCTACGGCACCCGGCGCCACCTCTACGACCCCAAGCTGGGCACGGACCAGCCCCTGGACCAGGCCACCATCAGCCTGCAGATGGGCACCAACAAGGGAGCCAGCCAG GCCGGCATGACGGCCCCCGGCACCAAGCGGCAGATCTTCGAGCCGGCGCTGGGCATGGAGCACTGTGACACGCTCAACGTGAGCCTGCAAATGGGGAGCAACAAGGGCGCGTCGCAGCGCGGCATGACGGTGTACGGGCTGCCCCGCCAGGTCTACGACCCCAAGTACTGCCTGACGCCCGACTACCCCGAGCTCGAGCCCGCCCACAACCACCACCCCCACAACTACTACAACTCTGCCTAG